CTGGCCGATTCTGATGGTCATTCCGAGGTGGAACATCATCCCGATGTTCATCTCATTCGCGATCTTCTTCATCGCCGGTGTCGCCGAGACCAACAGGGCGCCGTTCGACATGGTGGAGGCTGAGCAGGAACTCGTCGGTGGATTCCATACCGAGTATTCGAGCATTCGATTCGCGTTCTTCTTCCTCGCCGAGTACATCAACATGTTCAACATGTCGGCGATCACGACGACCCTCTTCCTGGGCGGGTGGAACGGCCCGACCTTCGACGGGAGCATTCCTGTGTGGATCTCGGCACTGCTTCCCATCGCCTACTTCTTTATCAAGACACTCGTCGTCCTGTTCCTGTTCATGTGGATTCGCGCCACGTTGCCCCGGATCCGCTACGACCGACTGATGGCTCTCGGATGGAAGGGATTGATACCCGCCGCGCTCGCCTGGCTCGTGTTCGTCACCATCGTCGTCGGAATCCGACAGTTTGGATTGCCATGGGCATGATCTCTGAGTTCGTCAAGGGCCTCAAGGTCACCCTCGGGATCGGAGCGAGGACCGTGTTCAAGGACGGTCTCGTAACCGAGCAGTACCCGAAGGAGTTCCGGACCAAGCCGCAGCGATTCCACGGCAGACACCAGTTGAACCGCTATCCCGACGGGATCGAGAAGTGCATCGGGTGTGAACTGTGCGCAGGCGCATGTCCCGCGCATTGCATCTACGTGCGAGGTTCCGAGAATTCCCCGGACGCTCCGGTCGGTCCGGGGGAGCGTTACGGGTTCGTCTACGACATCAACATGTTGCGTTGCATCTTCTGCGGGCTCTGCGTCGAGGCGTGTCCGACCGAAGCCATCACGATGACCCACTTGTTCGAGATGTCGGTGACGGAGCGTCAGGACGCGATCTACACCAAGAAGGAACTCCTCGTCAACGAGGACGGTTCACCGAATCACATGTTCGACGATGATCCCCTCGCCAACTACGACGAGCTCGCCGAAGGTGACGGGTGGATGCGGGCGACGGCTCCGGCGGGAAGGGTGGCGTACGAGGGCGTCGTCGCCTGGACGCCCAGAGCCGGCAAGGCTCGCGAACCCGAGAAGGGGCAATCGGGCGGGGGAGCAGACATGACCGAGCTGATTCTGTTCTTCCTGTTCGGCGCCCTCGCCTTGGTCGGTGCGCTGTCGGTGGTGTTCGCGAAGAATCCAGTCAAGTCTGCGATGGGCTTGATCCTCACGCTGCTGTCGCTCGCCGTCCTCTACGTCGTGCACCTTGCCCACTTCGTCGCCGCCGTTCAGGTGATGGTCTATGCCGGTGCGGTCATGACGCTGTTCCTGTTCGTCATCATGCTCATCGGCATCGACCGTTCCGAAGACCTCACCGAGCAGCTTCCCACGCAGCGACTGCTCGTGTTCCTGCTCGGTCTGGCGTTGCTCGGCGTCGTTATTGCGGTGGTCGCCGGAAACAACTGGTCGTGGGTCACCGGGATTCCCAAGCCCGGGGAGGCTCCCATCGGGACCGCAGAAGCGATCGGTGCCGGCCTGTTCGGTGGATGGGTGCTGCCGTTCGAGGCGACTTCGCTGTTGCTGATCGTTGCGGCAGTGGGAGCGATCGCCCTGGCCTACTTCCCATCCCGGAAGAAGGAGCGGCCATGATCGTCACTGCGGGCTGGTACATGACGCTCGCTGCAGCCCTGTTCGTGATCGGCGCGCTCGGGCTCCTGGTTCGCCGAAACGCGATCGTGATGTTCATGTGCATCGAGTTGATGCTCAACGCCGTCAACCTGACGTTCATTGCGGCCGGCCGTCAGTTGCGGGATCTCAACGGACAACTTGCCGTGTTCTTCGTTCTCGTCGTTGCCGCCGCAGAAGTCGTGGTCGGATTGGCGATCATCGTCGCCGTATTCCGAAATCGGAAGACCGCGTCCGTCGACGATCTCCATGAGCTGAGGGGATGAGGATGGCCGAGTTCTTCATTCGCAACATCTGGCTGATCATCCTGCTGCCGGCGCTCGGGACCGTGTTCCTGCACTTCTTCGGCCGCAGGATCGGTGAACCGCTCGCCGGCTGGATCGCTTCGAGCATGATCGGAGGGTCGTTCCTGATCGGCCTGATCGCCGCGATACCCCTCTTCCAGGGTGGGGCAGAGGCTCACGTGGTGCACCTGTTCGACTGGATTCCCGCTCTCGGTGCCACCGCCGAGCTGCTGTGGGACCCACTCGCGGCACTCATGGTGCTCGTCGTGGCCGGTGTCGGCGCCGTCATCCATGTGTACGCCATCGCGTACATGCACGGGGACGAGCGTTTCTCCCGCTTCTTCGTCTATCTGAACCTGTTCGCAACGTCGATGCTCGTCCTCGTGCTGGCGAACAACTTCGCGATCCTCTTCGTCGGATGGGAACTGGTCGGCTTGTGCTCATATCTGCTGATCTCGTTCTGGTATGTGCGTCCGAGTGCCGCCGCCGCCGGCAAGAAGGCGTTCATCGTCAACCGGATCGGCGACTTCGGCTTTCTCATCGGTCTGATGGTCATCTTTGCGACGTTCGGGACGCTCTCGTACACGACCGTGCTCGACGATCCGGGAAAGCTGCTGGGCGCCGGTGTTGCCACGGCCGTTGGGCTGCTGCTCCTCGTGGGCGCCGTCGGCAAGTCCGCGCAGCTCCCCCTGTACGTCTGGCTGCCGGACGCAATGGAGGGCCCCACGCCGGTCTCGGCCTTGATCCATGCAGCGACGATGGTTACCGCAGGCGTGTTCATGATCGCCAGGACTTCTGCGATCTACGCGTTGTCCGATACGGCTTCGATCGTGGTTGCGACCATCGGCGCCCTGACGGCGTTCTTCGCCGCGACGATCGCGATGGCACAAACCGACATCAAACGGGTGCTCGCCTATTCGACGATCAGTCAGCTGGGCTACATGTTCCTTGGTGTCGGATCCGCCGCATACGTCGCCGGCGTGTTCCACCTCATGACACATGCGTTCTTCAAAGCGTTGCTGTTCCTCGGTGCCGGTGCCGTGATCCACGGAATGTCCGACGAGCAGAACATCTTCAAGATGGGAGGCCTGTGGTCAAAGATGAAGACCACAGGGATCACGATGGCGATCGCAACGGTGGCGATCTCCGGTATCCCGCCGTTCGCCGGCTTCTGGTCGAAGGACGAGATCCTGGGGACGGCGTTCAACCGCGGTGGCTGGTGGGTCGTCCTGTGGGCGATCGGCCTGGTCACGGCGGGAATCACCGCCTTCTACATGACCCGGTGGTTCGTGTTGACCTTCCTTGGTGAACCGAGGTGGGAGGAAGGCGTGCATCCGCACGAAGCTCCCAAGGTCATGACGATCCCGCTGATGGTCCTTGCCGTCCTGGCCACCGTGGGAGGATTCATCAACACGCCGTTCAGGGCCGGCCTGGAACATTTCCTGGAACCGTCGTTCGAAGGGATCAGCATGGCCCATGAACCTGAAGGGCTGGTGCTGTGGCTCCTGGCAGCGCTCTCGGTGGTCGTCGCGTTGGGCGGAATGGCTATCGCGTGGCGTCTCTACACCCGTCCAGACGGGGCGGAAGAGTCGTGGACGACGAACATCCCGTCCTTGTGGCGCCGCATGGGCAACGCCTACTACATGGATGACGTGTACGGCACGCTCGTTGTCGCCCCGGGCAAGCTCGCCTCTGCCTGGTCGGCATTCGTCCTGGACCAGAAGTTCATTGACGGTGCAGTGAACGGCATCGGCAACGTCGTTCGTCGGATCGGAGCCGCGCTGCGACCTCTGCAGAGTGGATATGTACGTAACTACGCGCTGACGATCGCCGCGGGCGTGGTCGGCTTCGTGATTTGGTTCCTGAGCACAGGGGGGGTGTAGCGGTGCAGTCTGACTTCCCCATCCTGACCGTACTGATCCTCCTCCCCTTCGCGGCGGCGATCGTGGTCGCGCTACTTCCGTCGCGTCGAAAGGAGTTGTTCCTTCCGGTCGGCTTCGCGCTGAGTGTCCTTCCGCTGGCACTCGCCGGGTACCTGTTCTATATCTTCAAGACCGGTGAGGCCGGCTTCCAGTTCGTCGAACATCTGACTTGGTACGCGCCGTGGGGGATCTCGTGGCACATGGGAGTCGACGGGATATCACTGCTGATGGTGGTGCTCACGGCGATCCTGATGCCGATCTCGCTCGCTGCGTCGACATCGATCTCCAAGAGGGTGAAGCAGTTCGTTGTGTTCAACCTGCTGCTCGAGGGTGGCCTCATGGGCGTCTTCCTCAGCTTGGACATGTTCATGTTCTTCGTGTTCTTCGAGGTCATCTTGGTGCCGATGTACTTCATCATCGGTGTATGGGGCTCCGAACGGCGGATCTACGCCGCGGTCAAGTTCTTCATCTTCACGGCGTTTGGCTCGGCGTTGATGCTGGCCGGCATCATCGCCATGGCCTTGATGTATGGCAGCCAGCACGCAGGGCAGATCAGCTTTGACTACCTGAGCTGGCAGATGCTTCAGATGCCGCCCTCAACCGAGATGTGGCTGTTCGCGGCGTTCGCGCTCGCCTTCGCCATCAAGGTCCCGATGTTCCCATTCCACACATGGCTACCCGATGCGCACGTCGAGGCGCCGACCGCGGGTTCGGTGATGCTTGCGGGAGTGCTGCTGAAGATGGGCACCTACGGATTCCTGCGGTTCAACCTCGGGCTGTTCCCCAACGCGACGCTGAAGTTCGTTCCGGTGCTGGCGGTACTCGCCGTCATCGGTATCGTCTACGGGGCGGCGGTCGCCATCGTGCAACCGAACCTCAAGAAGCTCGTCGCGTACTCATCGGTCAGCCATCTCGGGTTCATCGTTCTCGGCATCTTCGCCCTGACATCCCAAGGACTCGAGGGTGGCGTGATTCAGATGTTCAACCACGGCATTACGACCGGCGCCTTGTTCCTGCTCGTAGGCATGATCTATGAGCGGCGTCATACGAAGGACATCGGGGAGTTCGGAGGTCTTCAAAAGATCATGCCGATCTTCGCCGGATTCTTCTTGTTCACGTCGTTCGCTTCGATCGGTCTCCCGAGCTTGAACGGGTTCATCGGCGAGTTCTTGATCCTCATGGGCAGTTTCCTGACGTTGAAGTGGTACGCGATCATCGCGGCTTCCGGCATCATCCTGGCCGCCGTCTATCTGCTGTGGGCATACGAGCGTGTGTTCACCGGGCCGGTGACGAAACCGGAGAATGAGAAACTCCTCGATCTCAACTTCAGGGAGATCGCGATCCTGTCGACGCTTGCCGCGCTGATGCTCGTCATCGGCCTGTACCCGAAGGTTGCACTCGACAAGATCGGTCCGTCCACGGAAGCGGTGCTGACCCGGATCGAGAGTGTGACCAGCTACCAGGCTCCCGCTCCGGGCCACCTGGCCGACGTGCTGGGGGTGATGAGCGGTGAATAACGTGAACGTCTCCTACCTGGCCATCGGGCCCGAGATCATCCTCACGCTGGGCGCAGTCATCGTGCTGATGGTGGATGTCTTCCGCAAGCCCACCCCGAGAGTGCACGCATGGCTGGCCTCGGCAACCCTGGTCCTGGCGGGAGTGGCCGTCGGGTTCCAGTGGGCGTCCGCATCCGAGGCGGCGAGTCTGTCGTTCTCCGGGATGCTCGTCACCGACACCTTCGGGGCGTTCGCCAGCTTCCTTCTCGTCGGTGTCGCGGCGCTCGGCCTCGCCGTCGGCTGGGGGATGGTGAAGGAACTGGGGCGGCGCGGCGCCGAAGGCATCGTGCTCGTCTTCATGGCCGCGACCGGTTTCATGATCATGGCGACCGCGGCGAACCTGGTGCTGATCTTCGTGGGTCTCGAGGTGGCATCGATGTCGCTCTACGTGCTCGCGGGGATAACGAGAAAGACGTTGCAGGCGGACGAGGCGGCGCTCAAGTACTTCCTGCTCGGATCGTTTGCTTCGGCGGTGTTCATCTACGGGGCCGCGCTGGTGTTTGCAGGAACGGGGTCTCTCTCGGTGTTCGGCATCAGCCAGTTCTTCTCGACACACGTCCTGCTTCGGCCGGGAGTCGTGCAAGTCGGGATGGCCCTGCTGATCGTCGGAGTTGCCTTCAAGGTATCCGCCGCGCCATTCCACGTGTGGGCGCCGGACGCGTATCAGGGATCTCCGGCCGGGATCGTCGGTTTCATGGTCGCTGCGGCCAAGATCGGTGCTTTTGCCGCTCTTGCCAGGATCCTGATCTTCGCGTTCCCGAAGTTCATCGACGAGTGGTCATCCGGCCTTGCCCTTCTCGCCGCGATCTCGATCGTTGTCGGGGTGCTGTTGGCGATCGCTCAGACGGACATTCGCCGGATGCTCGCCTACTCGTCGGTCGCGCATGCCGGGTTCATTCTGACTGCCCTCACGGCCGGCGGCGTCGGGATGCCGGCGGTCTGGTTCTACCTGGCGGTGTACACCGTGCAACTCCTGGGTGCGTTTGGCGTGGTAGCCGCCGTGGCGGGGCCCACCGGAGCCGCATCGCCGCTCAGCGACTACACGGGGCTCGCGGAGCGTTCGCCGCTGCTGGCGGGCTCACTCGCGCTGTTCATGATTGCCATGTCGGGTGTGCCACTCACCTCCGGGTTCATCGCGAAGTTTGCAGCGTTCACTTCGGCATGGAGCGCAGGTTACGAGTGGCTCGTGATCCTCGCCGTGCTCGCGTCGGTGGCCGGCTTCTTCTTCTACCTGCGGGTCATCGTGCTGATGTACATGCAGTCCCCTGCGCTTGCCGAAGCGCCCGGTGCCGCCACGGCACGCTTTGAAGCCGTCGGGCCAACCCGCTGGGTGCTGATCATCACCGTCGCCATCACGCTGATATTCGGCATCGTTCCCGGCCCGCTCCTCGACGTCGCCCGACAGGCGTTCCCCTTCTAGAATCCCCGAACCCAGGGCTCGTAGGCACCCTGGGAGTACCCCTGAGCCCTGGGTTCGCCGCTGTGCTCCCGATTCGGCCAGAATGGTCCGTGATATGAAGACCTCACTTCGACTCGCCGTACTTCTCATGGTTTCCGGGCTGCTGCTCTCGGTATCCGCCGCGCCCGCCGCGGCACGTGCTCCGTTCATCTCGGCCGATCGGGCCGGAGCAGACATCGTCCTCGTGCAGGAGGGCGATGTCGTGGGCGAGGATCTCTATGCGGCGGGGAATCGGGTCGTCATCGAGGGGACCGTCGAAGGAGATGTGCTCGTCGCCGCTACCGGAGAGCTTCTCATCAGCGGCCACGTGCTCGGCAGTGTGACCGGCGTGGCATCGAGTGTGGTGATCACCGGCACCGTCGACGGGTCGGTCAGGGTGGGAGCAAACACGGTTCGAGTTGACGGGGAGATCGGAGGCGATCTCCTCGCCGGAGGGGCAGTCGTCACCGTCACCGGGGACATCGGTCGGGACCTGCTCGCATGGACCTTCAACCTCGACACCTCGGGCAGTGTCGGACGCGACATCGGTGGCCAGACGATCGACCATGCGCGGATCGGTGGGAACATCGACGGTGACGTCGACGTGACGGTCGGCCGATTGGAGATTCTGCCGGGCACGCGAATTGGGGGGACGCTCGGCTATCGATCTTCCGTCGATGCGGTCATCGGCCAAGGTGTGGATGTCGGGCGTCAGATCGTGCATCGAGAACCGGTGCGTCCCAATGTGGCCGTGCAGGCAATGTTCGCGCTCACGCAACTGATCACCGTGCTCACGGTCATGATTTTCGGTTTCCTGATGTTCTGGGCTGCGCCGCGCATGCTGCAACGCTCGGTGACCGCCGTCCGGCGTTTCCCCGTGCGCACCTTCTTCGTCGGGCTGGCAGCAATGGTGGTGCCGGTCCTGATCATGAGTTTCGCCGCCGGCCTCGCGCTCGCCTCTTCCCCGGAGATGGCATTGCCGATGGTCGTCGTCGGAGGGCCAATCGCGCTCGCGGTGCTCGGAATGGTCATGCTCGGGGTTCTCCTGGCTCCGATCCCCGTGTTGACGGCGGTCGGAGGGCGGCTCCTCGGATGGCGTCGCAGTGGACAGGCCGGTTTTCTCGTCGGCTCGCTGCTGTGGGTGATCTCGCTGTTGATCCCTGTCATCGGGACCATTGTGGCTCTGCTCATGGCGGTTCTTGGCCTGGGTGCGTGGACTGTCGGACTGATCTCGGGCCGTCAACAGGAGAGTGTGACCGTCCCGCCGGTTCGGACCCGGTCCGAGTGGCACCAAGCCGATCAGTTCCCCCTGCCGCCGATCCCGCAAGTCGGCCACCTGGACGAAGAACCCGAAGTCTGAACCTGCAGCTGCCGTCTCTTGACAACAGGGTCGGATCGGGCTCGGGACAGGGCGCAGGGCGTCCTTTCGTTGCGGTCTTCACGGTCCTGGTCGCTCTCGGCGCTGCCGGGAAGTTTGGCAATGCCGGATGTTCCACGTCTGGTGCAGGATCTTGTGGCCGGCGGTACCTGGCCGGTCCTGTCGGCTTTCGTGATCCTCGGTCTGCGCCGGCCGCAACGCACCGCTCGGGTCTGAGGGGCTATGGCTCACAGCGCATACACTGATGACCGATGAGTGACGACCGCATGCCCGCAGGGGACACGTTTGAGCGATCCCTTCGAGATCTGCGCATCTCCGTCACCGACCGCTGCAACTTCCGTTGCACGTATTGCATGCCGAAGGAGGTCTTCAATCGGGAGTGGGAGTTCCTCAGCAGGGATCTGCTCCTCAGCCTCGAGGAGGTCGAGCGCTTGGTGAGGATCTTCGCCGGACTTGGGGTTCGCAAGGTTCGCATCACGGGAGGTGAACCACTGCTGCGAAAGAATCTGGAGCATCTCATTGCCGGTCTGAGAACCATCGATGGGATCGACGATCTCACCTTGACGACAAACGGGGCACTTTTGGTCGGAAAGGCGGCCGCTCTGAAGAACGCCGGCCTCGACCGGGTCTCGGTGAGTCTCGATTCGCTGGACGACACCGTGTTCCGAACGATGAACGACGTCGACTTTCCTGTCGCCAGGGTTCTCGATGGGATCAACGCTGCAGCGGAGGTCGGATTGGGGCCGGTCAAGATCAACGCCGTAATCCAGCGCGGAGTCAACGAGCACACGATCGTCGATATGGCGCGAGAGTTCCGCGGTACGGGCCACATCCTGCGGTTCATCGAATACATGGACGTGGGAGATACGAATGGCTGGCGCCTCGACGACGTGGTGCCTGCCGGGGAGATCATCGAGACGGTCAACGCGACGTATCCGATCGAAGTGTTGGCGCCGCACTACCCGGGGGAAGTCGCACGGCGTTTCCGCTACGTCGACGGCGGCGGCGAGATGGGGGTGATCGCCTCCGTCACGATGCCGTTCTGCGGTTCGTGCACCAGAGCGCGGATCTCGGCTGATGGGTCGCTGTATACGTGCCTGTTTGCGACGACGGGTCATGACCTGCGGGCGGTACTGCGGTCCGGAGCGTCCGACGACGAGATCGCAGCGCAGATCAGGCATCTTTGGGAGGGTCGCGATGACCGATACTCGGAACTTCGCTCGTCGCAAACCTCGAACTTGCCCAAGGTGGAGATGAGCTACATCGGTGGGTAGTGCCTCGACCGGCGACCTTTGCGGTGTTCTGCCGGCCAGGAACGCCGCTCGCTGCGTTCTCCGCCTCGACGCACCTGCAGGTGCGCCTTCGTTGTGCGGGTCTTGCGGGCAACGTCCCTGCCTCGGCATCGACCCCCCGAACGTTACCGGCCAAGGCACTGGCTTCGGCACCGACGTGTCGCGTGCCTCTCATCGCCATGCTGCACTCGGTGCTTGTCTCTGCGGGGGAGAGAAGAACGAGGGCGGGTCGGCTACCCGGGCTGACCGTACCGGGCCAGCCCCTCAGCCAGTGCCTCGGGAGTGTCGACGCTGAACCAGGAACGTCCATCTTCGCCCCACTCGCGCCACGTAGGCGGCTCTATCAGGTGATGGGGGAGCCGGTCGAGGAGCGACTGGATCGAGCCGCCGGAGTCGATCTCGTCGGTCGTCTCGGCCGTCCAGGAGGCCGGATAGACGGCGCAGGTCACTTGCCGGGCACCGTCGACCGGTA
This DNA window, taken from Gammaproteobacteria bacterium, encodes the following:
- the nuoN gene encoding NADH-quinone oxidoreductase subunit NuoN, with the protein product MNNVNVSYLAIGPEIILTLGAVIVLMVDVFRKPTPRVHAWLASATLVLAGVAVGFQWASASEAASLSFSGMLVTDTFGAFASFLLVGVAALGLAVGWGMVKELGRRGAEGIVLVFMAATGFMIMATAANLVLIFVGLEVASMSLYVLAGITRKTLQADEAALKYFLLGSFASAVFIYGAALVFAGTGSLSVFGISQFFSTHVLLRPGVVQVGMALLIVGVAFKVSAAPFHVWAPDAYQGSPAGIVGFMVAAAKIGAFAALARILIFAFPKFIDEWSSGLALLAAISIVVGVLLAIAQTDIRRMLAYSSVAHAGFILTALTAGGVGMPAVWFYLAVYTVQLLGAFGVVAAVAGPTGAASPLSDYTGLAERSPLLAGSLALFMIAMSGVPLTSGFIAKFAAFTSAWSAGYEWLVILAVLASVAGFFFYLRVIVLMYMQSPALAEAPGAATARFEAVGPTRWVLIITVAITLIFGIVPGPLLDVARQAFPF
- the nuoL gene encoding NADH-quinone oxidoreductase subunit L — its product is MAEFFIRNIWLIILLPALGTVFLHFFGRRIGEPLAGWIASSMIGGSFLIGLIAAIPLFQGGAEAHVVHLFDWIPALGATAELLWDPLAALMVLVVAGVGAVIHVYAIAYMHGDERFSRFFVYLNLFATSMLVLVLANNFAILFVGWELVGLCSYLLISFWYVRPSAAAAGKKAFIVNRIGDFGFLIGLMVIFATFGTLSYTTVLDDPGKLLGAGVATAVGLLLLVGAVGKSAQLPLYVWLPDAMEGPTPVSALIHAATMVTAGVFMIARTSAIYALSDTASIVVATIGALTAFFAATIAMAQTDIKRVLAYSTISQLGYMFLGVGSAAYVAGVFHLMTHAFFKALLFLGAGAVIHGMSDEQNIFKMGGLWSKMKTTGITMAIATVAISGIPPFAGFWSKDEILGTAFNRGGWWVVLWAIGLVTAGITAFYMTRWFVLTFLGEPRWEEGVHPHEAPKVMTIPLMVLAVLATVGGFINTPFRAGLEHFLEPSFEGISMAHEPEGLVLWLLAALSVVVALGGMAIAWRLYTRPDGAEESWTTNIPSLWRRMGNAYYMDDVYGTLVVAPGKLASAWSAFVLDQKFIDGAVNGIGNVVRRIGAALRPLQSGYVRNYALTIAAGVVGFVIWFLSTGGV
- the moaA gene encoding GTP 3',8-cyclase MoaA, translated to MPAGDTFERSLRDLRISVTDRCNFRCTYCMPKEVFNREWEFLSRDLLLSLEEVERLVRIFAGLGVRKVRITGGEPLLRKNLEHLIAGLRTIDGIDDLTLTTNGALLVGKAAALKNAGLDRVSVSLDSLDDTVFRTMNDVDFPVARVLDGINAAAEVGLGPVKINAVIQRGVNEHTIVDMAREFRGTGHILRFIEYMDVGDTNGWRLDDVVPAGEIIETVNATYPIEVLAPHYPGEVARRFRYVDGGGEMGVIASVTMPFCGSCTRARISADGSLYTCLFATTGHDLRAVLRSGASDDEIAAQIRHLWEGRDDRYSELRSSQTSNLPKVEMSYIGG
- the nuoI gene encoding NADH-quinone oxidoreductase subunit NuoI, with product MGMISEFVKGLKVTLGIGARTVFKDGLVTEQYPKEFRTKPQRFHGRHQLNRYPDGIEKCIGCELCAGACPAHCIYVRGSENSPDAPVGPGERYGFVYDINMLRCIFCGLCVEACPTEAITMTHLFEMSVTERQDAIYTKKELLVNEDGSPNHMFDDDPLANYDELAEGDGWMRATAPAGRVAYEGVVAWTPRAGKAREPEKGQSGGGADMTELILFFLFGALALVGALSVVFAKNPVKSAMGLILTLLSLAVLYVVHLAHFVAAVQVMVYAGAVMTLFLFVIMLIGIDRSEDLTEQLPTQRLLVFLLGLALLGVVIAVVAGNNWSWVTGIPKPGEAPIGTAEAIGAGLFGGWVLPFEATSLLLIVAAVGAIALAYFPSRKKERP
- the nuoK gene encoding NADH-quinone oxidoreductase subunit NuoK — its product is MIVTAGWYMTLAAALFVIGALGLLVRRNAIVMFMCIELMLNAVNLTFIAAGRQLRDLNGQLAVFFVLVVAAAEVVVGLAIIVAVFRNRKTASVDDLHELRG
- a CDS encoding NADH-quinone oxidoreductase subunit M; protein product: MQSDFPILTVLILLPFAAAIVVALLPSRRKELFLPVGFALSVLPLALAGYLFYIFKTGEAGFQFVEHLTWYAPWGISWHMGVDGISLLMVVLTAILMPISLAASTSISKRVKQFVVFNLLLEGGLMGVFLSLDMFMFFVFFEVILVPMYFIIGVWGSERRIYAAVKFFIFTAFGSALMLAGIIAMALMYGSQHAGQISFDYLSWQMLQMPPSTEMWLFAAFALAFAIKVPMFPFHTWLPDAHVEAPTAGSVMLAGVLLKMGTYGFLRFNLGLFPNATLKFVPVLAVLAVIGIVYGAAVAIVQPNLKKLVAYSSVSHLGFIVLGIFALTSQGLEGGVIQMFNHGITTGALFLLVGMIYERRHTKDIGEFGGLQKIMPIFAGFFLFTSFASIGLPSLNGFIGEFLILMGSFLTLKWYAIIAASGIILAAVYLLWAYERVFTGPVTKPENEKLLDLNFREIAILSTLAALMLVIGLYPKVALDKIGPSTEAVLTRIESVTSYQAPAPGHLADVLGVMSGE